Proteins from a genomic interval of Lolium perenne isolate Kyuss_39 chromosome 1, Kyuss_2.0, whole genome shotgun sequence:
- the LOC127291969 gene encoding probable long-chain-alcohol O-fatty-acyltransferase 4, which produces MAAALMDGELGNILKVSAAVWAAMWYARMAARRISPGAGRLAALLPAVGLFYGIPFAFSTTTFRGSSGFFLSWLGTFKLFLLAIGRGPLDPSLSLLQFVCSASLPVKLRQSTGGGKSKKQDPASAPARKILVAGAVIPFIIYAYQFKETMSRWQLLLLYTVHIYLSLELLLASVHAVIHGVLGMEMEPQVDRPYLASSLRDFWGRRWNLMVPAILRPSVYGPVRARFGDAAGVLASFLVSGLMHELMFYYIMWQQPSGDVTAFFVLHGVCTGAEAWWGRHAGWWRPPRVLAVPLTLAFVGGTGLWLFFPAMIRGGLDALVLQECQGMVVLMEQAGRWLAAGPVLSSR; this is translated from the coding sequence ATGGCGGCGGCGCTCATGGACGGCGAGCTCGGGAACATCTTGAAGGTCTCGGCTGCGGTTTGGGCGGCCATGTGGTACGCCCGCATGGCCGCCAGACGGATTAGCCCAGGCGCGGGCCGCCTCGCCGCGCTTCTGCCCGCCGTCGGGCTCTTCTACGGAATCCCCTTCGCCTTCAGCACCACCACGTTCCGCGGCAGCTCCGGCTTCTTCCTCAGCTGGCTAGGCACCTTCAAGCTCTTCCTCCTCGCCATCGGACGGGGCCCTCTGGACCCGTCCCTTTCCCTCCTCCAGTTTGTCTGCTCTGCCTCCCTGCCGGTCAAGCTTCGGCAGTCCACCGGCGGCGGCAAATCAAAGAAGCAAGATCCCGCTTCGGCCCCCGCCAGAAAGATCCTCGTGGCCGGCGCCGTCATCCCCTTCATCATCTACGCGTACCAGTTCAAGGAGACGATGAGCCGGTGGCAGCTCCTCCTCCTGTACACCGTGCACATCTACCTCTCCCTGGAGCTCCTCCTGGCGTCGGTCCACGCCGTGATCCACGGCGTGCTGGGGATGGAGATGGAGCCGCAGGTGGACCGGCCGTACCTGGCGTCGTCGCTGCGGGACTTCTGGGGCAGGCGGTGGAACCTCATGGTGCCCGCCATCCTCCGCCCGTCGGTGTACGGCCCGGTGCGCGCGCGCTTCGGCGACGCGGCCGGCGTCCTGGCGTCGTTCCTCGTCTCCGGGCTCATGCACGAGCTGATGTTCTACTACATCATGTGGCAGCAGCCCAGCGGCGACGTGACCGCGTTCTTCGTGCTCCACGGAGTGTGCACCGGGGCGGAGGCATGGTGGGGGCGGCACGCCGGGTGGTGGCGCCCGCCGCGGGTGCTGGCGGTGCCGCTCACGCTGGCGTTCGTGGGCGGGACGGGGCTGTGGCTCTTCTTCCCGGCCATGATTAGGGGCGGCCTGGACGCGCTTGTGCTACAGGAGTGCCAGGGCATGGTGGTGCTCATGGAGCAGGCCGGCCGGTGGCTCGCCGCCGGCCCCGTTCTTTCGAGCCGCTGA